In the genome of Mixta calida, the window TCGGCGGAGCCGATTTTTTGCAGCGCGTCGGTATATTTCTGCGCCACGAAGTAGTTTACCGCCTGTACATTGCCTGCGGCGATCGCCTCAGAAACCATGGTGGTAGCGCGCGCTTCCGCTTCGGCGGCGCGTTCGCGCGCCTCCGCCTGTAAAAATGCCGCCTGACGCTCGCCTTCCGCCTTCAGGATTTCCGACTGCTTCTCGCCCTCGGCGCGTAAAATCGCCGCCTGAGGGATGCCTTCCGCCGCCAGAATATCGGCGCGCTTGGTGCGCTCCGCCTTCATTTGGGCATTCATCGCCGCGATCAGCTCCTGCGGCGGACGCACGTCGCGAATCTCGATACGCGTTACCTTTACACCCCACGGGTTGGTCGCTTCATCAACAATATGCAACAGGCGGGTATTGATGCTGTCGCGCTGCGACAGCATTTCGTCCAGCTCCATCGAACCCAGCACCGTACGGATATTGGTCATAATGCCCTCATAATAATGATTATAAATCTAACATTCTGAAAATATCAGTGTGATGTTTAATAATAGGGGCAATAAAGATGACTACGAATATACACAAGATGACACAGGCAATCAGCTACGTCCGTTACTCAAGCAAGATACAGCAGGAAGGGGATTCAGATAGAAGACAGAATGAGCGAGTTGCAAAGTGGCTCTCAGAACACTCAGGCTTTAACTTGGTTGAAGAGTACAGTGATGAAGGCTTGTCTGCTTTTAGTGGCGCACACCTTGCAGCAGGTTCTGATCTGAATCGACTGTTGATGGACTGCAAACGAGGTATCTATCAACAGGGTGCTGTCATTTTGATCGAGGCATTCGATAGATTGTCCCGTGGTGGGATTGATGCTACCCAACAGCTTGTACGTGAAATTCTTCTGACAGGGATGAGGATCGTTATTCTTCAGGACAACCCTGATAAATTCTATGACCGTTCAGATCTCAATGATGCATTTGCAGTTATCACCATTGCCATCAAAGCACAGGCTGCTTTTGAGGAATCAGAGAAGAAACAAAAACGCGGTCTGATTAACTGGTCACAGAAAAGGCTACTTGCAGCACAGGGAAAGATCATGACTCGTGCTTGTCCTGCATGGTTAAGGGTAGATGAAGAAGGTACACGCTTTGAACCGGTAGAGCCTCATCTGTCAACTGTACGCAGGATCTTCAAACAAAGGCTTGCAGGTGATTCTATGTCACGTATTGCCAAAAGCCTTAATGATGACCTCACACCAAACTTCAAAGGTGGTGTGCAAAAGTGGAATCAGACGACGATACAGCAGCTATTGAAGAATCCCGCTGTCTACGGGTGTAAGGTTGTTTCTTCTCAGGCAACAAAGGATGTCAAAGCGTCTGCTGAGCCAATTGAAAACTACTACGTCTGGACGAACAAGCTGACAGGTAAGCCTGAAGTAGCTATACCTTTGCATGAGTTTCAGCAGGTGAACCAGATTGTTACTGCATGGGCAAAAGGGCGTTCAGCAGGTAGCAAAGACGATGCACGCTTAGTCAACGTATTCAAGACTGTGCTGGTATGCGCTCACTGTGGCGCGTCAATTATCCAGTCCAGTATTAAGCCTATGAACCCTAAGCATTACACCTACGGGTATTACGTCTGCTCTAACAAACGGTTAGGCAGATGCAAGGAGGCTAAAGCTATCCGCCGTGACGATGTTGAAAACGCCATCATACAGGGGCTGTTGTATAACACCAAAAGGCTACTGTCTGGAACAAAGGCTACTGAGAATGAACTCGTTCAGATGCAGGCAGAGGAAACGCTGATCCAGGACAAGCAAAGGAAACTTGTTGATCTATTGCTGGATGACCGTATTGATAAAGAAACCTATAACACACGGTACGATGCTCTGACGGCAAGCCTTGACCAGCTTCAGAAGCAGATTAATCAACACCGTCAAACGGTCTCCTGTGACTTCCCCACAGAGTTTGTGCGGAACATCGATCTGAACGATAAAGTGAATCGCCACGGATAATCTAGACACTTCCGAGCCGTTGATAATACTGGTTTTCATATTCTGTCGGTGACATCTGTTCGCTAGAACCATGCCGACGCTTACTGTTATAAAACATTTCGATGTAATCAAAAATATCACTGCGGGCTTCTTCCCGCGTTCCGTAGATCTTTTTCTTTATCCGTTCACGTTTCAACAACTGGAAAAAACTTTCTGCAACCGCATTATCATGGCAGTTACCGCGACGGCTCATGCTACCCTCCAGGCCGTGTGATTTCAGGAACGACTGCCACTCATGGCTTGTGTACTGACTGCCCTGATCCGAATGAACCAGCACCTGTTTTTCGGGATTACGCCGCCATACAGCCATCAGCAGTGCGTTCAGGACAATGTCCTTTGTCATCCGGGATTGCATGGACCAGCCGATAATTTTGCGTGAGAACAGATCAACAACAACGGCAAGATACAGCCAGCCTTCGTGGGTCCTGATGTAGGTTATGTCCGTTACCCAACGCTCATCAGGAGCATCCGGATTGAACTGTCGCTGGAGCCTGTTGGGTGACACGATACTGGCCTCGCCTTTACGTGCCCGCGGGCTTCGGTATCCGACCTGAGCCTTTATTCCGACACGTTTCATCAGTCTCCAGACTCTGTTTACTCCGCACTGTTGCCCGCTGTCACGCAGATCCAGATGGATTTTGCGATAACCATAGACGCATCCCGATTCCAGCCAGAACTGTTTAATCTGTCCTGTCAGTCTCAGGTCTGCCTGATGGCGTTGTGAATGCGGCTGCTGAAGCCAGGCGTAAAAACCACTGGGATGAACATCCAGCACCCGACAGAGCAGGCGAACAGGCCAGCAACAGGAGTTGTCACGGATAAAGGCGTACCTCAGTCGGACAGCTTTGCGAAGTACGCCGCGGCTTTTTTTAATATGTCCCGTTCGTCGGTAACCCGTTTCAGCTCTTTCTGGAGACGGCGGATCTCGGCCTGAGCATCTGACTGTTCTTTATTAGTGGAAGAATCCGGACCGTACTTCTTTATCCAGGCATAAAGGCTGTGGGTGGTGATATCGAGACGTGTTGCAACGCTGGCAACAGAATAACCGCGATCAACAACCTGTTTGACTGCTTCAGTTTTAAACTCTTCGGGATAACGCTTACCGCTCATGGGCACCTCTCTTTAAGCCATCTTAAATGACTCTGAGGTGTCTGTTAAACCCGTGGCGATTCAATAACCGCATTATTCGTGATTCTCATACGAACATCTCCCTATGTTAATTAACTCCCGACAGGGTGTTTCCTTGATGCTCTGTCACAGCTATAAGGCTCTATAAGATGACAACTAAAAACCGTGATCACCTGTTTAAACCTGGTCAATCTGGAAATCTTAAGGGGCGTCCGAAAGGTTCAGGCAGCAAGTTCAAAGGCACACTCTCACAGCTTCGTCAGCTTGATGACCTGGATCTGACCCGTCAGTTTCTCCGTGCAGTGGTAACCAGTGACATCAAAGTTCTTGAAAAGCTCGGTATTACAGATGCGCCCACCGTTACAGCAAAGATTACTGCTGCAAAGGAACTTAACAAGGTCAATGCTGAGATTGCTCAAAAGGACAAAGAATCCAAAGCACAGCAGGCTGAAACTCAGACAAAGACTTCTGATACAGCACGCCCGCAATTCACCACAGTCGCAACGATCAAGACAGGTACAAAATAATGTTCAACAACTCCGTTTCTAAAGAATTCAAAGACAAAGCAGGTGATACAGTGACCCTGAAAATTCAGCTTGTGCCTGGTAAGAAAGGTGTAGCACTCGCCTCAAAACTCATGGCTGTAGCTGGTGGTCTTTTCCAGTCTGACCAGCAGTTTTCTCTTGCATCTGCTCTTATGGCTGTTGCTGACAAGATTGACTTCTTTGAAGTCGCCTCAGTCGTGTTTGAAGGCGCAGTAGTCCAGTCTGCTCAGTCCAACTATGAAGATTTCCCTCTGAACGCTGACAAGTTCTTCGCTGGTAACTATGGGATGTTTGTTGACATGCTGGCGTTTGCACTGGAGGCAAACTTCGGAAGTTTTTTCGAATCTCAGATGTTGGGTATGAAGACCCAAGCTTGAGACTGAATTGGGGTAAGAACGCTACAAACCCAGAAGTGTTAGCACCTGCTTTTCAGTCGTTCGACAAGATGAAAGACAAGATCGATCAGGTCGATATATTCATCCTTAACATCTATAGCAACAAGGAATGTCGTGAAACGCTAACAGCACTCTATGACATGACTTTTCCTGACCTCGTCAAACTTCATAACTACCTAATTTTCAAAGCATCTTTGACCACGCTTCAGCAGCATGCTCAGCACCTGAAGCTTGAGCAAATTCACAATTCTAAATAGTCCCCGCTCGAAGCAATTTACCCTACAAGGATCATCACAATGGCTGGTGATAAACAAGTTATTGAGTCGTTTAGTATTGACCTGCTACTGAACTCTCCCAAATTTTTACAACAATTACAATCAGTTGAAAAAAAAGTTAACGAGGCTGCTCGACGTATTGAAAAGCGTCTGACAAATGCGTTTAACCTACGCAACAAGGGTGCTGCTAACGTACAAAAAGATCTTAACAAGATCGTCAAATCTACAGAGACCGCTGCAAAGCAGATGAACCGATCTCTGACAAATGCGTTTAACGTTCGCAGTAACAACGGTAATTTTCGCCAGTGGGTTCAGAACGCTGAACGCAGCGCTAAACGTGTTACCAATGTAATTGACCGTGCTAATCGTCGCATGGGTGCTAATGGTGGTGTTCATACCGGTGGCACTGGTGGTGGTCAACCTCGCCTGACATCTGAACAGCGTCTTGAGCGTCAGTATCGTAACCGTATCGCTCGTATGGCTGATAATGTTCACGCTCAGTTCTATGGCTCGACTATGGAACGTTTACAGCGTGGAGGCCATACACAGCAGGTTAACCAGTTCAGATCACAGATCCGTGACGCTTATCTTCGTAATCGTGCTTCTGGGGACACAGCAGCATTCAGACGCGAAGTGAGAGAAGCTACACAAGCACAGCGTATGTTTCTTAACTCTCAACGTTCATCAGCTTCTACTACAACTCGTCTAACTGGCGAAACGGAAGGGCTGATCGGTAAGTTCTCTACACTGGCTGTGGGTATTCTTTCTGTACAGGCTGCACTTGAATATTTCAAACAGTCTCTTGTTGAAGGTAATGAGCGTACTCAAGCAGGGATCATGCTCGGTGCTGCTTACCAGGATAACGCTCCTGCTATCACTCAACAGGTTAATGAGTACGCACAGAAATTCGGTGTCAACAAGACACAGGCTCAGCAGCAAGCAGCCATTTTACGCCAGACACTGCCAACCAGTTTATTCAAAGATGAAGAAATCCCGCGCCTTATGCAGACGGAAAGCATCTTTGGGCATCAGACAGGGGCAAATAATGAAGCAATCGCGCGACTAAACTATGTGCTGCCTCAGATCGCGAGTTCATCAAGCCTCATGGGACAAGATTGGCTTCAGGTCAGTAACAGTGTGCCTGCCATCGTCCGTCCATTATTAGAACTCACCAAGACAAAAAACGTTGGCGAACTGAAAAAATACGCTAAATCTATCTCTGGCGCAGAATTCGCCAAATTGATGATTCAGGCAATGGAAACGCTCGCTAATGACGCTAAGGTCACCGCAGCAGCGATGAACTCCATGCAAGCTAATATTGGGCGTTATCAGAATGCTGTACAGGATGGTCAGGTACGCTTCTTCAACGGTTATAGCGACGGCTTTAAAGCACTTCTTCAGTCCCTGACAGGTTTCTTCAACGCCTCTAACAGTAGCCTTGAAACGCTTGGTCGTGGTGCTGGTTATGTCTTTGAAAACCTCGCTACGATGGTAGATAACATCGGTGTTATGGCTATCCGTGCAACCGGATATTTCAACGAGTTCAAGCAGATTGCTGACGATCTTTTCAAGAAACTCCCAAAAGGCGTACAGGATGCACTGAATGATTCCGGTAATACCGCTACTCAGGCACTGACAGTATATGCTGCATACAAAACCCTGAGCGTAGTTGGTAGGAAATTCCTGAGCCTTTTCTCAGGGACAGCCGCAACAGTTGCTTCTACAGAGGCTGCTACCGTAGCTGCTACAGGTGCTTTAGGGCGTTTGTCTGCCTTTTTTAGTGGCTCCCTGTTACCTTTCTTGGCAATGGTTGAGCTTGCTGCTAATGCCGACAAATTGATCGGTTCTGCTAACAGCCTGCGGGAAAAGATGGGCTTCAGTGATACCAAAGGCTTCAGCGAAAGAGCAGAGTCACCTGATGCCACATGGCTCGATAAACTACTTGGTTATAACCCGTCTCAGATGTGGGATTGGTTCAAGGGTAACATGCAAGATACACCTGCTTTTCAGGGGAACTGGACAGGTGCAACATCTCCAGCAGGCATCACACCAACTGTACCTTTCATGCCTCCAATGCTCCCACCTAACAAGATTGATGGAAGCATCAAGCTAACAATTCAGGACAGTAACGGTAAGGTCATGTCACAAGGCATTCTTAACCAGGGTAACGGTTTCAGCCTGTCACTTGACGCTGACAGTATGAATAACCCTTGGCAGAGTGATATTTCTAACTACTCGTTTGAACAATATTAATAAGGGCTTGTTAATGGCTACTCTATCGGGCTACCAAGTGCAGCCCTTAAGTTTTTCGAACAAAGACGGAATTCTCTTCAGTCCAATGGATGACCTTTCAGTGTTCTTGAATATGTCAGCTACGACTGAAATGAACTACAACACAACAATGAACGTTACAACCTCACCTGTAATGTCAGGGGCAAACGTAGCTGATAACTTCAGCCGTCAACCTAAGCGTATTGATCTTTCTGGTGTAGTAGTGCCTCAATACAATGGCGTTTTCTTCATGACACAGGATTCAGGATCTGTTGAAGATTTCATCACTACGGTGGAACTCTGGAGAGACCAGAAGCGCCTCGTACATGTGATGTGTCAGGATGGTATCTCATTGGACAACTGTGTGATTGCAAACTTCTCAGCCAGAAAAGACAAAGCAATCACCAATGGTCTCAACGTGGATATGAGTTTCGTACAAATCGACATTGTTAAAGAAGCGACTAAAACCACTGTTAACGGCGTACCTGCTGAGAACGTAAATGGTAGTAAAGCTGGTGCAAAGACGAAGACAAAAGCTGTTGAAAGCCTGAAGAGTGCAGGTAAAGCGTCTACCACAGAGACACAATCAACCCTGAACTGTAAGGCACTTCTTGGTCAGTCTGCTGAATGGCTCGATAAACACCAGAAAGCATTGTCAGCAAGAAACTCCTGTCAGCAGTCTGCTGAGAAGGGTGCTTCTCACGGTCAGTACATCTACACCTTCAGCCCATCAGAAGAGGTTATGTCAGATGTCCGTAATAGCCTTAATTCTCAGGGTGTTAACCAAACCATGAAGGAGGGGTCACATTAATGAGTTATGAAATTAACGTACCTTCCTCTTCGTGGAGTACCCAAACTGTGACGCTCGACGGAAACCTTTTCCGTATTGAACTGAAGTACAAAGAACGTACAGAACGCTGGTATATGACGCTGAAAGACAATACTGGTGTGGACATCCTGACTGAGAAGAAACTTGTAGACGGTCAGGTGATTACAGGTCTTTGGGATCTTCCAGGCGTACAGGGTGCAATTGCTGTTCAGCGTAACTACGGTACAGATGTTTACCCGACCTATAACACGCTTGGCCCAGGTAAGCAGTTCTCTTTGGTCTACCTGACTGAAGATGAATACACACTTCTCCTTCAGACTGAAGATAACTCTAACTTTGTTGCGCGAGGTAACTGATAATGGCACAGGGCGTACCTATTCGCGTTTATCAGGTTACCATTGGGACTGAAAGCGCAACGTTCAGCAACACACCAGGACAACATAACTCATCACAGATGGATGCTGTGATCTTCAATAATATCAGGATGGAAGGGCGCGTATCGGTTGATAACAGTCCGACCACTACGAGCAGCGATGACGTTGAGTTTCGTTTCTACAACCTGAACAAGACAACCCGTCAGGCTTTGATGCAAGAGAATGCAACACTGATGATCAAGGCTGGCTATGACACGTCATGGCAACGTGATTCTGAAGGTAACATTATTACTGAGTATGACAGCCTACCGATCATCTTTATTGGCGGTATCGTTCACGCTTATACGAAGAAAGACACTGGCTCAAACGATGTTGTGACAGTGGTCAACTGTAGTTCTGACCATAAAATCCGCAACATGACTAAGGTGTCTGTAGCCTATAAGCCAGGTACTACCAAAGCTGACGTTATCAAAGACCTCGTTAAGCGTCTTGGTTTCCCTGTCAGCCGTATGGAACTGAGCAGCCTTGGTGATACCGCTTATCCATCTGGTAAGTCTGTTTATGGACAGCTTGATCATGCTCTGACCCGTATCTGTAAGGAATGTGGTCTTCAGTACAGCATTCATAACGGTACAATCAGTGTTCTTCGGTCTGATAACCAGCCAGCAAAGGGAAGTAACACCAGTGTTGATGCCTGGTTATACACACCCGCTCAGATTATGGAACTTGACGCTTACTTTGAACAGAAATCTGTAAAGCTGGTGGCAAAGAAGACTGGTTCAAATCGTGGTAAGTCAAAAACGCCTGAAGACGAGACAGTCACCACTAAGAACGGTGTCCGTACAAAAACCCGCCACGGGATCATGATGAAGTCTCAGCTTAACGGTAATGTGAAAATGCATGACTTCGTTAAGTTGGATGGACTGAACGCGGTAATGCCCGATGGTTCAGACGGTGATCTAAAGGATGGTGTCTACCGTATAATCAGGATCGACCATTCGATCAATTGGCCTGAAGGTGAGTGGTCAACAGGGTTAAAACTTGTAGAGGTACAGTAAGTTGGCTGCACTCTTAACAGAGTGTGGTCTTTTTTTGTATCTGGAATAAGCATGTATTTAGTATGAAAAATACACATATTGTTATTAATCTATTGAAAATTATATGATTAATATTATCGTTGAATATTGGTCATCGTCAGGTTAATAATCGCCTGCACCAGATTGCTGACTTCATAAGCGGCGCGCGCCGGATCGACGACCTGAATAAAGCAGACGGCGTCGATGGTGACGTTGGCATTATCTTTAGAGATGACTTCCTGCGATGGCACATCCAACACCTGCTCCATCATATTGATTTTGCGGCCGATGCGATCCATAAAGGGAACGACGAGATTGAGGCCCGGCTGCAACGTTTTGGTATAGCGGCCAAAACGCTCAACGGTCCACTGATAGCCCTGCGGCACGATTTTCACGCCTGCCCAGACGACAATCAGCGCGACAACAATAAGAACGGGAATAACGGCGAACATATAACCTCCAGACTGTCGTAAGACGGGCCGTTTCCCTGGCCCGTATTAGCGGATTAGTAGAGCAGGGAGTATAACAGGCGACGATATTTGGCCGCCAGCGCGTCGCCGGTGCCCAGCGCCGCCAAAATTTCCTGGAGCATCTTGCGCGCCTGGCCGTCCGCTGCGTTCAGATCCTTTCTCAGATGGCCGTACAGCAACGCCAGCGCTTCTTCGTTGCGGCCTACCTGATGCAGTTGCAGCGCCAGCTTGCTGGCCAGATCGGCGTTATCCGGGTCGCTTTCCAGCTGCTGCTGCAACTGCTGGATTTCCGGCGTGTCTGCCGCCTGCTTCAACAGATCGATTTGCGCCATCAGCCCCTGATAGCGGGTATCCTGATCCTGCAAAGGCACCACTTTCAACACCGCTTCCGCTTCATCGCTGCGGTTAAGGCTGATCAACACCTCGGCCAGCAGGAAGCCGATTTCGCTCGACTGGTTGCTCAGCTGCCAGGCTTCTTTCAACAGCGGCAGCGCGTCCAGCGTTTTCCCCTGCTGCACCAGCGCCATAGCCTGCTGCGCCTTTAACTCTTCCTCGCGCGGCAGCACTTTTTGCAGCAGCGCGCGGATCGCCTCTTCCGGCTGCGGCCCCTGGAAGCCGTCTACCGGCTGGCCGTTCTGGAACAGATAAACGGTAGGGATGGCGCGCAGACCGAACTGCGACGCCACCATCGGCTCATTATCACAGTCGAGCTTCGCCAGCAGGAATTGTCCCGCATACTCCTGCGCCAGCCGTTCCAGCACCGGCGTAAGCTGCTGGCAGTGCTGACTGCGATCGGACCAGAAATAGAACAGCACCGGCACCGTCATGGACTGCTCCAGCGTCTGCTGCAGGTTGGATTCGTTGATATCGATAATCGAAGCGTGTAGTGACATGTATGCGTCTCTTTGTCTGATGACTTTGTTACGATATTGGGGCGCTACGCCCGGCTTCAAGCAGAATTTGCATTATCGCGCGCGTTGCCGCGTAAAATGCGATCCAGCATCCAGCCTGGCAGCAAGCGTCGCAGCCAGCTCATGGCATGCGCGACCAGCGTCACAGGATAGCGCAGGCGCGGGCGACGGCTCTCCAGCGCATGGCGCAGCTTAGGCAGGATCGCTTCCGGCGGCAGGGTAAAACGCGCCGCAATGCCGGGATTCCGCACCGGTTTATCGCGCTGCGTCTGATTCACATTGTCCGTAAAACGGGTATGGACAGGGCCGGGCTCGATCAGGCTGACGCGCACGCCGCTGCCGTGCAGCTCCATGCGCAGAGCGTCAGACCAGGCTTCCAGCGCATATTTGCTGGCGGCATAGGCGCCGCGTCCGGGTGTAGAAATCAGCCCCATCACTGAACTGGTATTGATAATGCGCGCCTCGCCGCTGGCGCGCAGCGCTGGCAGCAGCAGCATCGTCAGCTGATGCGTGCCGAACAGGTTGCTGGCGAACTGCTGTTCCAACTGACGGCGCGACAGGCTTTCCAGCGGGCCGTAAACGCCGTAGCCGGCGTTATTGAATAACCCGTAGAGCCGGTTGCCGGTCAACGCAATGACCTGTTCAGCGGCGCGGGCAACGCTCGCTTCATCGTCTAAGTCGAGCTGGATGCCGCAAAAGCCCAGCGCCTCCATGCGCGCCACGTCCGCTTCTTTGCGGCAGGCGGCCAGCACGCGATAGCCGCGCATCAATAAATCGTTGGCTGCCGCCAGGCCGATGCCGCTGGAGCAGCCGGTGATTAACACGTTTTTTTGCATAACTTTACGTCTCTGGCTTCGTTGCCGTTCAGGACTCGTGTTTAACTAGTGGCGTCAGCGCCTTATCCATCAGCTCGGTAATAAAGTCCTGCGCATCGGGCGCCGGATGAATGCCGTCCTGCTGCATCCATTGGGGCTGAAGATAGACCTGTTCCATAAAAAAGGGCACCAGCGGCACATTGTACTGCTGAGCCAGTTTGGGATAGATATTGCTGAAAGCTTCGGTATAGCGGCGGCCATAGTTCGCCGGCAGACGAATCTGCATCAGCAGCGGTTCGGCGTTGGCGGCCTGCACCGTAGTGATAATTTTGCGCAAATCCTGTTCAATATTTTGCGGCGGGAAGCCGCGCAGCCCATCATTACCGCCCAGTTCGATCAATACCCAGCGCGGTTTGTGCTGCTGTAGCAGCGCCGGCAGACGCGCCAGGCCCTGCGCCGCCGTGTCGCCGCTGATGCTGCCGTTCACCACCTGCGGCTGCTGCCGCCACTTTTTATCCAGCAGCGCGGGCCAGGCTTCACCAGCGGACATGCGGTAGCCGGCGCTCAGGCTGTCGCCCAGCACCAGCAGGGTATCGGCTGACGCGACGCGCGCCAGCAACAGTAACAACAACAGGAAGGGATAATGCCAGCGGAAAACATTGTTGAAGTTCATCATCTTACTAAATCCGTCGGTGAAGGGGAGCATCAGCTGTTCATCCTTACCGGAGTTGACCTGGTTGTCAAACCAGGGGAGAGCATCGCCCTGATTGGCGAATCCGGCTCAGGCAAGTCGACGCTGCTGGGCATTCTGGCCGGGCTGGATGATGGCAGCAGCGGCGAGGTGCGTCTCTGCGGCCAGTCCCTGCCGCAGATGGATGAGGAGCAGCGCGCCGCATTGCGCGCGCGTCATGTCGGCTTTGTCTTTCAATCTTTTATGCTGGTGCCGACGCTGAGCGCGCTGGAAAATGTACAGCTTCCGGCGCTGCTGCGCGGTGAATCGGACCGGCTAAGCCGCGAGCAGGCGCAAAGTCTGCTGGCGCAGCTCGGCCTGGGCAAGCGGCTGCATCACCTGCCGACGCAGCTTTCCGGCGGCGAGCAGCAGCGCGTGGCGCTGGCGCGCGCCTTTAACGGGCGTCCCGACGTGCTGTTCGCCGATGAGCCGACCGGCAACCTCGATCGTCAAACCGGCGACCGCATCGCTGACCTGCTGTTTTCCATGAATCGCGACAGCGCCACCACGCTGATCCTCGTCACGCACGACGCGCAGCTGGCGGCGCGTTGCGATCGTCGGCTGCGCGTCCGCGACGGTAAG includes:
- a CDS encoding recombinase family protein; translation: MTQAISYVRYSSKIQQEGDSDRRQNERVAKWLSEHSGFNLVEEYSDEGLSAFSGAHLAAGSDLNRLLMDCKRGIYQQGAVILIEAFDRLSRGGIDATQQLVREILLTGMRIVILQDNPDKFYDRSDLNDAFAVITIAIKAQAAFEESEKKQKRGLINWSQKRLLAAQGKIMTRACPAWLRVDEEGTRFEPVEPHLSTVRRIFKQRLAGDSMSRIAKSLNDDLTPNFKGGVQKWNQTTIQQLLKNPAVYGCKVVSSQATKDVKASAEPIENYYVWTNKLTGKPEVAIPLHEFQQVNQIVTAWAKGRSAGSKDDARLVNVFKTVLVCAHCGASIIQSSIKPMNPKHYTYGYYVCSNKRLGRCKEAKAIRRDDVENAIIQGLLYNTKRLLSGTKATENELVQMQAEETLIQDKQRKLVDLLLDDRIDKETYNTRYDALTASLDQLQKQINQHRQTVSCDFPTEFVRNIDLNDKVNRHG
- the tesA gene encoding multifunctional acyl-CoA thioesterase I/protease I/lysophospholipase L1 encodes the protein MMNFNNVFRWHYPFLLLLLLLARVASADTLLVLGDSLSAGYRMSAGEAWPALLDKKWRQQPQVVNGSISGDTAAQGLARLPALLQQHKPRWVLIELGGNDGLRGFPPQNIEQDLRKIITTVQAANAEPLLMQIRLPANYGRRYTEAFSNIYPKLAQQYNVPLVPFFMEQVYLQPQWMQQDGIHPAPDAQDFITELMDKALTPLVKHES
- a CDS encoding co-chaperone YbbN translates to MSLHASIIDINESNLQQTLEQSMTVPVLFYFWSDRSQHCQQLTPVLERLAQEYAGQFLLAKLDCDNEPMVASQFGLRAIPTVYLFQNGQPVDGFQGPQPEEAIRALLQKVLPREEELKAQQAMALVQQGKTLDALPLLKEAWQLSNQSSEIGFLLAEVLISLNRSDEAEAVLKVVPLQDQDTRYQGLMAQIDLLKQAADTPEIQQLQQQLESDPDNADLASKLALQLHQVGRNEEALALLYGHLRKDLNAADGQARKMLQEILAALGTGDALAAKYRRLLYSLLY
- a CDS encoding phage baseplate protein, whose product is MATLSGYQVQPLSFSNKDGILFSPMDDLSVFLNMSATTEMNYNTTMNVTTSPVMSGANVADNFSRQPKRIDLSGVVVPQYNGVFFMTQDSGSVEDFITTVELWRDQKRLVHVMCQDGISLDNCVIANFSARKDKAITNGLNVDMSFVQIDIVKEATKTTVNGVPAENVNGSKAGAKTKTKAVESLKSAGKASTTETQSTLNCKALLGQSAEWLDKHQKALSARNSCQQSAEKGASHGQYIYTFSPSEEVMSDVRNSLNSQGVNQTMKEGSH
- a CDS encoding phage baseplate plug family protein, whose protein sequence is MSYEINVPSSSWSTQTVTLDGNLFRIELKYKERTERWYMTLKDNTGVDILTEKKLVDGQVITGLWDLPGVQGAIAVQRNYGTDVYPTYNTLGPGKQFSLVYLTEDEYTLLLQTEDNSNFVARGN
- a CDS encoding IS3 family transposase (programmed frameshift), producing MSGKRYPEEFKTEAVKQVVDRGYSVASVATRLDITTHSLYAWIKKYGPDSSTNKEQSDAQAEIRRLQKELKRVTDERDIFKKSRGVLRKAVRLRYAFIRDNSCCWPVRLLCRVLDVHPSGFYAWLQQPHSQRHQADLRLTGQIKQFWLESGCVYGYRKIHLDLRDSGQQCGVNRVWRLMKRVGIKAQVGYRSPRARKGEASIVSPNRLQRQFNPDAPDERWVTDITYIRTHEGWLYLAVVVDLFSRKIIGWSMQSRMTKDIVLNALLMAVWRRNPEKQVLVHSDQGSQYTSHEWQSFLKSHGLEGSMSRRGNCHDNAVAESFFQLLKRERIKKKIYGTREEARSDIFDYIEMFYNSKRRHGSSEQMSPTEYENQYYQRLGSV
- a CDS encoding SDR family oxidoreductase, with the translated sequence MQKNVLITGCSSGIGLAAANDLLMRGYRVLAACRKEADVARMEALGFCGIQLDLDDEASVARAAEQVIALTGNRLYGLFNNAGYGVYGPLESLSRRQLEQQFASNLFGTHQLTMLLLPALRASGEARIINTSSVMGLISTPGRGAYAASKYALEAWSDALRMELHGSGVRVSLIEPGPVHTRFTDNVNQTQRDKPVRNPGIAARFTLPPEAILPKLRHALESRRPRLRYPVTLVAHAMSWLRRLLPGWMLDRILRGNARDNANSA
- a CDS encoding phage tail assembly chaperone → MFNNSVSKEFKDKAGDTVTLKIQLVPGKKGVALASKLMAVAGGLFQSDQQFSLASALMAVADKIDFFEVASVVFEGAVVQSAQSNYEDFPLNADKFFAGNYGMFVDMLAFALEANFGSFFESQMLGMKTQA
- the ybbA gene encoding putative ABC transporter ATP-binding protein YbbA, which produces MPAENIVEVHHLTKSVGEGEHQLFILTGVDLVVKPGESIALIGESGSGKSTLLGILAGLDDGSSGEVRLCGQSLPQMDEEQRAALRARHVGFVFQSFMLVPTLSALENVQLPALLRGESDRLSREQAQSLLAQLGLGKRLHHLPTQLSGGEQQRVALARAFNGRPDVLFADEPTGNLDRQTGDRIADLLFSMNRDSATTLILVTHDAQLAARCDRRLRVRDGKLWEEA